In a genomic window of Trueperaceae bacterium:
- a CDS encoding HIT family protein, translating into MSSDPDCVFCRIAAGEAPATVVHSDDTVVAFLDIDPVTPGHTLVVPRAHLPSLADLDERTGARMFEVARRLAAALRASGLRCEGVNLFLADGEAASQEVFHAHLHVFPRYGGDGFELRGRWGSNPTPEELEEAGARIRSALAATDSDA; encoded by the coding sequence ATGAGCAGCGACCCCGACTGCGTCTTCTGCCGGATCGCCGCGGGCGAGGCGCCGGCCACGGTCGTCCACTCCGACGACACGGTCGTCGCCTTCCTCGACATCGACCCCGTCACGCCGGGGCACACCCTCGTCGTGCCCCGGGCCCACCTGCCGTCCCTGGCCGACCTCGACGAGCGCACGGGCGCCCGCATGTTCGAGGTCGCCAGGCGCCTGGCGGCGGCCCTGCGGGCCAGCGGCCTGCGCTGCGAGGGCGTGAACCTCTTCCTCGCCGACGGCGAGGCCGCGAGCCAGGAGGTGTTCCACGCCCACCTCCACGTCTTCCCCCGCTACGGGGGCGACGGCTTCGAGCTGAGGGGCCGCTGGGGGTCGAACCCCACGCCCGAGGAGCTCGAGGAGGCGGGCGCGCGGATCAGGTCCGCGCTCGCGGCAACGGACTCGGACGCGTAG